A window of Thiovulum sp. ES genomic DNA:
TGAAAACGGAATAGTTTCTTTTCTTGCAGGTAGTCGAAAAAGTGAAATCAAAAACTTGATGCCAACTTTTAGAGAATTGGCAAAAGAGTTTTCATGCGAAAAACGACTTGTTGTTCCACCACATTTAGATTTGGAAATCTACGGAGATATTTCTGATTTTAAAATCTATCGAAATAGTGAAGAGGCTCTAAAAAACTCTGAATTTGCTTATATTTGTAGCGGAACAGCGACACTTGAATCCGCAATTATGGGAGTTCCATTTGCACTTGTTTTTAAGACCTCATCGCTAGAATACTCAATTGGTCGGAAATTTGTAAAACTGAAATATGTAGGATTGGCAAATATTATTTTTGATAAATTAGGAATTTGCGGAGAATTTCATTCAGAACATTTGCAAAATTTAAAAATCAAAGAATTGATACATGAATTTAAGAATAGCAATCCAAAAAAATTTATCTCAAACTCAAAAATCTTGAGAAAATTACTAAATGGAAATCCATCAAAAGAGATTCGGGAGATAATTTTTGGAAAGAGTTGAAAAAAGTTTTTCTCGTTCAAGTTCTAATTATGAGCAAGAGGCATTTCTACAAAATGAAATTTCTAAAAAACTTTTAAATGAAATTTCAGGGAATTTTAAAAATGTTCTTGACTTAGGTTGCGGAACAGGGTTTATTTGCAAAAATAGAGAATTCACTTTTGAAAATTTTCTTGGAATTGATATTTCCCCAAACATGCTAGAACTTCATCCAAAAAGTGATAATTGCAAAACAGAAATCAGCGATTTTGACTCTTTTTCTGATTTCCAAAATTTTGACTTGATAATCTCTTCGTCATCTCTTCAGTGGAGTAAAAATTTAAAAGCGATTTTTGAGAAATTTGAAAATCTGGATTCTGCAATTCATTTAGCTATTTTTACAAATAGAACTTTTATTGAATTGCAAAATGAGCTAGAAATAGTTTCCCCGATTCCTGCACTTGCGGAAATTTTGAATTTTGCAAAGAATTTTTCATACAGGGTTGAAAAGGGTGTTTTGGAATTCTCATCTTCAAAAGAGCTATTAGAATATATTCGGAAAAGTGGAGTTTCTGGAGGTTGGAATCTCTCAAAAATTGGCAAACTCAAAAAAATGTTAAATCGCGATGAGGTCAAGAAACTATCTTTTGAAATTGTATATTTGCAAAAAAGCTAATTTAAATATAGAAGTTCGCCCAATTTTGGAGTTTTCACATTTAGATTTCTCTCTTTTGCCTCTTTTAAAAAAAGTTCCATTGGTTCAGCGAGAGGTTCATCACTCAATTTAAAAGTTCTATAATGCATTGGAATTGCAAAATTGACTCCTAAATCTAGAGAGGATTGCACAGCCTCCATTGGGTTTATATGATTACTTTTCATGATTTTTTCTGGCTTGTATGCACCGATTGGAATAAGGACAATATCTACCCTTTCGCTATTTCCAATCATTTTAAAATGATCGCTGTAAGATGTGTCTCCCGCAAAATAGATATTCTCAACTAAAAAACTTCCCCAAAGCGATCTATTTAAATCAAAAGCACCTCGCCGTCCCCAATGTTTAGCGGGTAAAAATTTTATCTTTAAATTATCATTTAAACTCTCAAACCAATCTAATTCAAAAACATTTTCAAATTTTTGGAGATATTTTTTTATTCCAAGAGGAACAAGAATTTTTGGGTTTGAAAATTTGGAAATTGACCTCATCGAACGAATATCAAGATGATCATAATGAGAGTGTGAAATGAGAACATAATCTATTTTTGGCAAATCTGAAACTTGGTAAGGGGTTGACGAAATCCTCTTGTGCAGAGGAACATCACCAAAAACTGGATCAGTTAAAACTCGTTTCCCAGAAATTTGAATTAAAAAAGTTGAATGCCCAAGCCAAACAATATAATCTTTTTTAGTTTTTAGCTTTTCAGTTTCAATCTTTTTTTCCAATTGGAAATTTTCTCTTTTTTTTCCTCTTGTCTCAAATTTCCATTTTAAAATATCCCGAAAAGAGATATTTTTAAAACCGTCATATTTTGAGTGGAAACGACCATTTTTTTTATAATAAAATTTTTCATCCATCTTAGAAAGTGCCTCTCTTTAAAGTAGAAATTTAATATTTGAGTTTAGCGAAAAGCTGTCGGAAAAACCCGACAGAATTTTAAGAATAGGTCTCTTTTATAAGAGGAAGTTTTGAATGCTTTGCACTTTCTGGTTGAATTACTGAATGATTTATTCCAAATTCAAAAAGAATTTTTTCAATTTTATCAATTAAATCATCAATATTTTGTAGCGAAAGTTCATCTTTAACAACGATATGAGCATAGAAAAAAGAGTGATTTTGAGATGGTTCAAGAACATGAACATCATGAATCGACTCGACCTCATCAAATTCCAAAACTTTTTTCTCAATTTTAGAAGCATCGATTGAATGATTTAAATCCATAAGTGAGAAGAAACTTCGTCGTAAAAGCGGAAGTGAAGAGTAAATTATGTAAATTGAAAAGATAAGCGAAAGAATTTTATCAACAATAAAAATTCCAAAGAAGTAAATAACAAGTCCGCCAACAATTACTGAAAAAGACAAAAGAGAATCTGCTAGAAAATGCAAATATGCGGAACGAATATTTAAATCTTTTTTTCCTTTTTGTAGAGTTAGAAGAAGATAAGCACTTATTCCATTTGCAAAAAGTGCAATTGTTGCAACCAAAATCATCGCAGAGCCATCGACTGCTTCACTCTGAGAAAAAAGAGCAACAACTGTTTCATAAAGTAGAAAAAGCATTGTCAGAATTAAAAGTAGAGAATTGACAAAAGTTGCCATCATCTCGCTACGAATATATCCATAACTGTTCCGAATTGTCGGCGATTTTTTTGCAAAGAGTGTTGCTATAAACGAGATAATAACCGCAACAATATCGCCAAGATTGTGAAAGGCATCTGTTATTAGAGCTATTGAGTTTGAAACAACTCCAAAAGCGATTTCAAATCCAACAATGACAAAATTTAGAACAATGATAGCCCAGAATTTACTATTATTACTCACAGCTCTGAAAAGTTCCTAAGAATTTTCAAACCATTTTCATGGCTCTTTTCTGGATGAGGTTGAAAACCAAAAATATTTTCTCTATTTACCGAGCTTGTAAATTCAATTCCATACTCTGTTTTTCCGAGAACAAACTCCTCTTTCGTCTCAACATAATATGAATGGACAAAATAGAGATAAGGGTCTTTTAAACCTTTAAAAAGAGTTTTATTATCAGTGTGATGGACTCTATTCCAGCCCATGTGAGGGATTTTTAAATTCATCTCTTTAAATCGCTTTACTTTTCCGTTAATAAGACTAAGACCTTTGTGATTTCCAAACTCTTCACTCTCTTCAAAAAGTAATTGCATTCCAAGACAAATTCCAAGCATATACTTTCCACTTTGTGAAAATTCTAAAACAGCTTTATCCATGCCAGTCTCTTTTAAATGCTCAATTGCACTACCAAAAGCACCAACACCTGGGAGTAAGATTTTGTCGTAATTTTTTAGTTTTTCTGGATCAGTTTCAATGGTTGCATTGACTCCAATTTTCTGAAAAGCATTATAAACACTTGCGAGATTTCCGACATTATAATTAACAATACCGACTTTCATAAAAGTCTCCTTTTTTTTGAAAAATTTTCCGAAATAGTATCTTTTGTGAAATTTAAATTAGATGTTTTTGGATTAAAGTCAAATCTTTTTCATCGATAACTATATTTGCCTCTTTTTTTAAAACCTCTTTTCCGACAAAGGCAACTCGATAATCTGCATGAGCGAACATACTTAAATCATTTGCACCATCTCCAACAACAAGGGTATTTTTTCTATCTGTTCCGAGTAAGTTTTGTAATCTAACGATGAGGTCGCCTTTACTACTCCCAAACATCATTTCTCCACCAACTTGTCCAGTTAAAACTCCATTTTTGCTGTGTAGAGTGTTTGAGAAATCAGCATCGAGTCCTAAAACATCTTTTGCATGTGAAGTTGCACAACGAAAACCACCGCTAAAACAGACAACAGTAGCACCATTCTCTTTTAAAAATGAGACAATCTCTTTTGCACCTTTCATAAGTGGTAGGTTTTTTGCAATTTCAACAACTTTATCACTAGATAAACCCTCTAAAAGAGAGACTCTTTTTGTCAAACTCTCAAAAAAATCTGCTTCTCCATTCATTGCCAATTCTGTGATTTTTGCGACTTCATCACTAATTCCTAACTCTTCAGCAAAAAAGTCAATTGTCTCTCCATCCATGAGAGTTGAATCAAAATCAAATACTGCTAATTTTATATCTTTCACTTTATTCCCTATTTTGTTTAAATATATTCTATTTTATCAAAAAATCATTTCAGAACTTATATAATTTTTAATTATTACTATCAAAGTTTCCATCTCTTTTTTGTGTTAAAATCGCAATTCACTACACAAATAAAGAGAAAATTTAATGTTTGATTTTGGTTTTTTTGAATTTGTTGTTATTTCTGTTTTAGCTGTTCTTGTTCTTGGACCAGAAAAACTGCCTGAAACACTTGCAACAATCTACAAATTTATTAGAAAAATTAAAAACTTTGTTTTGAATACCCAAAAAAGTATTGAAAAAGAGTTAGAGTTGGAAGATATTAAAAATGAGTTGATGAAGCAAAAAGATGAGCTTTCCATGCAACGACAGCAATATGAAGAGCTGATGAATCGCACAATTGCAAATCCGATAAACGAGGAGATTTCACAAGTCAAAAAACTTGAAAGTGAAACAAAAAAAGAGATTACAATGAAACGGCGAGATAGTGCAAAAGAGGAATTACACAAAATAATTAGCGGAGATAAGTCATGATTGATCTGAATTGTTCGACTCTTGAAGAGTTAGAAAATATTGAAAATGACGACCGACCTTTTGCATCGCTCCGACCTCATCTCCACGAAATTAAATGTCGGCTAAAAATTGTCTCAATTCTTTTTGTAATTTTCTTTGCAATCTCTTTTTGGCAATATTCACCAATTCTTGATTGGATTGTCGAACCTCTTCAAGATGCTTTAAGTGTTGCAAAAGAGACAACAGCAAATGGTCTCGATGGAAAAGTTACAACACACCAAGTAGCAGGAACATTTTTTGTAATTTTGAAAGTGGCATTTTTTGCAACTTTTATTCTTCTGATTCCTGTTTTTCTTTGGCACGGGTGGGGTTTTATTGCACCTGGTCTAAATGAAAAAGAGAAAAAATTTACTTTTCCGCTTGTTGTTGGTGGAACATTTATGTTTGCTGTTGGAATTCTTTTTGCTTACTATATTGTTATGCCGTTTGGATTTGAGTTTCTGATTCTTTTTGGTTCAGAAAAATTTGTTCCATATATCGATATTGAAAATTATGTTGGATTTTTTACTAAATTTGGAATTGGTTTTGGGATTGCTTTTCAGTTGCCTGTAATTATTTTCTTTTTAGCACATCTCGGTTTTGTTACCGACAAAGATTTAAAAGATTTTTTCAAGTATGCAATTTTGATTATTTTTATTATTTCTGCGATTTTAACTCCGCCAGATGTCTTGACACAACTTTTAATGGCTGGACCAATGACCTTGCTTTACGGAATCTCAATTCTTATCGCAAAAACCATTAATCCATTTAAAAAAGATGAATAATCTTGTTCGGGAGAAATTCCCGAGCTTAAATTACCATTTCTTATTATTTTTCTATCACTTCTAATTTATCAAAAGCATTTTTTAATTCATCAAAAGATTTTATCCAGCCAACATTTATTGCAAAACCGAGAGTTTTTAACCATTCGGCACTATTTTCTTGAACAAGTGTGTCATGCTCTTTTTCGTTATAGCCTTTTGTTGAAAGAATTGAGAGTTTTCTACGAATTGCTAGAGAAACTTGGATATAAATTCCAGTGTTGTTTTTCTCTTTTCGGTCTGGCAAAGTATCAACGAGTTTATTGAACTCTTTGAAAGAATCTCCACCGATATCTCTCCAAAAAAGAATTTTTTGATTTATAAAAACATCAATCATTTAAACTCGATTCCAAATTTTTTCAACAATATCTAAAGAATTTTTTAACTCGCTTTTGTAGAAAAGTAGCGAAATCTTTTTGAGTCAATCTAGGAAATTGTATTAAAGTCGGATTCCTCCGACAAAATCTACTCGAACCACCAATAGCTAAAACCTAAATCGTAAGGTGGTGAATTTTTTGGGCGGTGGATTCGATTCCAATATGCCACCCGAAATTTATCAATATGCCACTGCGGAATTACATAAAAATTTGTCAAAAGTTCCCTATCAAGTTTAAATACAGAATTTTTTAGCTCTTCCAAATTTTTCGCACTTTTAATTTTTCCAATTAGAAAATCGACTATTTTATTATTTACTCCCGCAATATTTTGACTCCCTTCCACATTTGCGAGAGATGAGTGCCAAAAACTAAATTGCTCACCACCAATTAAAAGTGGTTGGCTACGACTAGAGACAATCATTTCAAAATCATGTTTTTTCACTCTCTCAATATATTGAGAAATATCAACAACTTTAATTTCAAGATCAATTCCAAGTTTTGCTAAATTTCTTTTGAAAGGTAGTGTAATTCTTACAAAACCTTGAGAATAAAGAAGAACTTCAAATTTCACTCTTTCACCATTTTTAAAAAATAACTTTCCGTCTTTGAGATAACAACCAGCACTTTTTAGCGACCTCATCGCCGAACGAAGAGATGGACGAATTTGATAACTTCCCCCTGCAATAGGCATTTTGAATTTGCCTGAGTCAAAAATGGAATTCGCAAAAAAACTATTGCTTCTTGTGTATTGACCATAGAAAAGATTTTGGTTTGCCCACTCAAAATCGAAAGCTAAAGCAATTCCTCTTCTAACTCTCCAATTGCTAAATTTTGAGAGTCGAGAGTTGAAAAAATATCCTTGCATTCCTTGTGGAACACGATTTTTAATCTCTTCAACTACAAATCTCTCATCTAAATCACCATAAGCTGTTGCCCAATTTTTCGACATGTTCTCAAGTCTAAAGTGGTAATTTCGGGATTTAAAAGCTTCAAAAAGAACATTTTCATCTCGGTAATATTCGTAAGTGATAGAGTCAAAATTATTTTTTCCACGATTTGGCAAGATATTTTCACCCCAATAGTCTTTTCTTCTCTCAAATTTCACAAATTTTCCGCTCTCAAATTTCTCAATTTTATAAGCACCACTACCAATTGGAATTCCATCTCCCCAATTCTCACTTTTTGGAAAAATTAGCATCTCCCCAATTGTTGCGATGAGGTCTCGGCTCGAATCTTCTGAAAGAGTAAATTCAATTTTCCGTTCATTTAAAATTTCTATATTTTCAATTCCCTTTAGGTGGGCTTTATAAATTGGCGACCCTTTTTCTAATAGAGTCTTAAAAGCAAATTCAACATCAGTCGCCAAAACAGATTTCCCATTTGAGAATTTTGCATCTTCTGAAATCGTAAAAACTACACTTTTCCAATCTTCTGAAATCTCTGTATCTTTTGCTAAAAGTCCATAATATGATGCAACCTCATCATCAGACTTAACAACGAGCGAATCGTAAATAAGATCTATTCCGTCGGCAGAATTTCCCTTTAAAATAAACGGATTTAGCGAGTCAAAAGTTCCTCCAACTCCCAATTTTATATCTCCGCCTTTTTGTGCTTTCTCATTTGCATACTCAAAAGTAGAACTTTCTAAATATTTTGGTTCTCCCAAAAGCGAAAATGAGTAGCCTGAAAAAAGTAGAGTTGGTAAAAGTAAAATTCGTAAAATCAATTCTTTTCTTTTTGAAATGAATTTTATCAAATGGAGCGAGAAAACTCCTTGCTCAAGAACTTGTAGAGAGTTCTAGCTATTAGTTGGGTATTTCACCAGGTAGAAATTTTTCTTTTCGAGAAATCTATATAAATTTTTTCCATTTGTTAAAATTCCGAGAAAAGGGAAATATTGAGATTTTCACGATCTTTCATTGTTACATCAAAAGAGAGTCCAAGCGATGCGACACTACCAAGCCACTCACTACTAATCCGAGGTGGTTATATAAATGGTGTTGCAAGTGGGCTTTACAATTTCTTACCACTTGGAAAAATAGCACTCGAAAATATTAGAAAAGTTGTAAAAGAGGAATTAGACAAAGCGGGATGTTCAGAAGTTGAACTCTCATTTGTTACTCCAGCAGAAATGTGGGAAGAGAGTGGGCGACTACAAAAATTTGGAGATGAATTACTCCGATTTAAAGATAGAAAAGATAATTTATTTGTGCTTGGTCCAACTCATGAAGAGATGATGGTAAATCTTGTAAAAAATAGAATTACAAGCTACAAGCAACTTCCACAAAATTTATATCAAATAAAAACAAAATTCCGAGATGAAGCAAGACCAAGATTTGGACTTATGCGAGGTCGAGAATTTTTGATGAAAGATGGATACTCATTTCATGCGACTGAAGAAGATATGAAACGAGAATTTGAATTGATGGAAGAGACATATTCTAAAATTTTGATGAGACTCGAATTGGATTTTCGAGTTGTTGATGCGGATTCTGGAGTAATTGGTGGTAGCGGAAGCAAGGAATTTATGGTTCTTGCCGATTCTGGTGAAGATACACTTGTTGTTTGTCGGCACTGTTCATATGGTGCAAATATCGAAACGGCAAAAAGAAAAAAACCAAAAACTCCAAAAAATGAGCCAGAAATGGAGATGAAATTTACAAAATTCAAAACTCCAGATATGAAAAAAATTGAAGATTTAGCAAACTTCTTTAGAATTGAGAAATATTTTTTTATAAAAGCAGTTGTAAAAAAAGCAATTTTTGAAGATAGTGAAGAGGTTGTAATATTCTTTTTACGAGGTTCTGACGAACTTGAAGAGACAAAAGCTAAAAATTCGATTGGTGCTTTGGAATTAGAAGATATTTCTGAAGAAGAAATTTCAAATGCGGAATTAGTTGCGGGATTTGTTGGACCAGTTGAGTTGAATTCAAAATTCACAATTGTGTTTGATGAAGATTTGCGAAATGCTGAAAATATGATTTGTGGTGCAAATGAAGTGGATTATCACTACATTGGTGTAAATTTGAAAGATTTAGCCCCAAACACAACTTTCGCCGACCTCATCGCAGTTCAAGAGGGAGACCACTGTCCGCATTGTGGAAAAAGTTTGGAATATAAAAAAGGGATAGAAGTTGGACATATTTTCCAACTCGGCACACAATATTCGGAAAAACTTGATGCAAATTTCTTAGATCAAAATGGAAAAAGCAGACCTTTTGTTATGGGAACTTATGGAATTGGTGTGAGTCGTCTTCTTGCAGGAATTGTTGAACAACACCATGATGATTTGGGAATGGTTCTACCGCCACTTGTCTCTCCGTATCTTGTAAATATTCTGGTTTCAAATGTAAAAAATAGCGATGAGGTAGAATTTGGCGAATATCTGTATCAGCATCTACAAGAAAATGGTGTTTCCGCAATTCTTGACGACCGAAAAGACCGTTTTGGATTTAAAATTAAAGATGCGGAACTAATTGGTTTCCCTCTCACTGTTATTATTGGAAAATCTCTAAAAGATGGTGAAGTTGAACTTTACTATCGAAAAGAGAAGCGAAAAGAGAAAGTTTCTAAAGATGAAGCACTCAAACTACTTTTAAGCCACGGAGCAACTCTATGATTTTAGAACACGAAATTCCAAAAGATTCCAAAGTATATTTTGGTGAAATTGCAAAACGAAAACGAGAACTTGAAAATATTTCCGCAAATCTATTTTCTGAAAATGGTTTCACTGAAATTGTTACTCCAACTTTTTCGTATCATCAAACCTCATCGCTACCTTTGAAAAATCTGATTCAGCTCTCCGACTACAAAAATAACCCGATGACTCTTCGAGCAGATAATACGACTTCACTTTTTCACATCACTCAAAAGCGACTCGGTCGAAATAGTTCAAATACAAAATGGTTTTACATCCAGCCTGTTTTCCGTTATCCGTCAAGCGAAAGCTATCAAATTGGTGCGGAAATTATTGACGAAACTGATTTAGAAAAAGTTTTGAATCTCAATTTAGAAATTTTCAAAAATTTTAAACTGGAATCAACTTTACAAATCTCAAATATTGAAATTCCACGACTTATTGCAAATCACTTAAATATTGATATTTCACTTTTCAAAAACATCGAAATTAAGAAAATTCTTGATTTAAAAATTGATTGGTTGAGCGAACTTCTCTATTTGGAAAAAGCTGAAGATATTTCTAAAGTAAAATCACTTTTACCTGATTTTTTAATTGAACCAATGGAAAAAATTGAGAATCTTGTTAAAAATCTTGAACACAAAAATTTGATAATTTCTCCGCTTTACTACACAAAAATGGAATATTACAACTCTGTTTATTTCAGAATTTTCCACAAAAATAGTGTTTTCTCTCGAGGCGGTTCTTACACACTCGATGAAATCAATTCTGTTGGTTTCTCAATTTATCTCGATGAGGTTTTAGGAGAAGAGATTTGACAACTTATAGAGTTTTAATCCAAACAAAAGATGAACGGGGTCTTGTTTCTAAAGTTTCACAACTTTTTTCAGAAATGAGTCTAAATATTATTTCAAATAATGAGTTTGTCGATTCTGAAGAGGCTCTTTTTTTTATGCGAAGTGAAATTGCTGGTGAAAATTGTGATGTCAAAAAATTAGAAAATGGGTTGCGGGAAATTCTTCCGCGATTTTCTCAAATTCAAATCGTTGATTCATCAAAAAGGAAAAAAATTGTAATTCTTGTTACAAAAGAGAGTCATTGTCTTGGCGATATTTTGATGAGAACTTATGATGATGAATTGCATTCTGACATTGTTGGAGTTTTTGGAAACTACGACAACTTAAAATTGCTAGTTGAAAAATTTGATATTCAGTTTGAAACTATTTCTCATGTAAATTTGGACCGAGAAAGTCATGCGAAAATCATGAAAAGAGAAATCAAAAAGTTGGAATTCGACTACATTGTTCTTGCAAAATATATGAGAATTTTACCACCCTCTTTTGTGCGGGAATTCAAACACAAAATTATAAATATTCACCACTCATTTTTACCTGCATTTATTGGTGCAAATCCGTACAAACAGGCTTACGAACGGGGTGTGAAAATTATTGGTGCGACTGCTCATTTTGTTACTGATGATTTAGATGAAGGTCCAATTATCGGGCAGAGTATTACACAAGTTGATCACACTTATAGTTGGAAAGATATGCAAAAAGCAGGGCGAGATATTGAGAAAATTGTTCTCTCAAAAGCATTAAAACTTGTGCTTGACGATCGAGTTATGCTTTACAATAATCGGACGGTTATTTTTTAGATGTTTGAGAAATTTTTAGAGGAGAGAATTCCAGAAGTTTCTGGATTTCACCCGCATTTTGAGAAAGCTTTAAAATCGATTCTGCTTTCGGGCGGGAAAAGATTTCGTCCGCAACTAATTTTTGCAGTTGTGGAAGCACTCCAGCCAAGACTTTTGAAAAATTCGTATCATGTCGCTTTTGGGATTGAGGCACTTCACACATATTCGCTTGTGCATGATGACTTACCTGCAATGGACGATGCGGATTTACGGCGGGGAGTTGAGACACTTCACAAAACCTACGATGAGGTTACCGCAATTCTTGTCGGAGATGCACTAAATACTCTCGCATTTGAAA
This region includes:
- a CDS encoding lipid A disaccharide synthetase (PFAM: Lipid-A-disaccharide synthetase), with product MKVLISTLEPSGNLHLESLLSEFGDEVEIGGIFDEKFGKPIVSSREFGVMGIFAILPKIKLAKQSLEKMVEIAVDFDKVLLIDSPAFNLRLAKKLKEKYPEKEIIYYILPKVWAWKSGRKKFIDKYVDYPIAIFPFEKNIFEKTLYFGNPLLEQISYFREEPVENGIVSFLAGSRKSEIKNLMPTFRELAKEFSCEKRLVVPPHLDLEIYGDISDFKIYRNSEEALKNSEFAYICSGTATLESAIMGVPFALVFKTSSLEYSIGRKFVKLKYVGLANIIFDKLGICGEFHSEHLQNLKIKELIHEFKNSNPKKFISNSKILRKLLNGNPSKEIREIIFGKS
- a CDS encoding methyltransferase family protein (PFAM: Methyltransferase domain), yielding MERVEKSFSRSSSNYEQEAFLQNEISKKLLNEISGNFKNVLDLGCGTGFICKNREFTFENFLGIDISPNMLELHPKSDNCKTEISDFDSFSDFQNFDLIISSSSLQWSKNLKAIFEKFENLDSAIHLAIFTNRTFIELQNELEIVSPIPALAEILNFAKNFSYRVEKGVLEFSSSKELLEYIRKSGVSGGWNLSKIGKLKKMLNRDEVKKLSFEIVYLQKS
- a CDS encoding putative Zn-dependent hydrolase (beta-lactamase superfamily): MDEKFYYKKNGRFHSKYDGFKNISFRDILKWKFETRGKKRENFQLEKKIETEKLKTKKDYIVWLGHSTFLIQISGKRVLTDPVFGDVPLHKRISSTPYQVSDLPKIDYVLISHSHYDHLDIRSMRSISKFSNPKILVPLGIKKYLQKFENVFELDWFESLNDNLKIKFLPAKHWGRRGAFDLNRSLWGSFLVENIYFAGDTSYSDHFKMIGNSERVDIVLIPIGAYKPEKIMKSNHINPMEAVQSSLDLGVNFAIPMHYRTFKLSDEPLAEPMELFLKEAKERNLNVKTPKLGELLYLN
- a CDS encoding cation diffusion facilitator family transporter (PFAM: Cation efflux family~TIGRFAM: cation diffusion facilitator family transporter) codes for the protein MSNNSKFWAIIVLNFVIVGFEIAFGVVSNSIALITDAFHNLGDIVAVIISFIATLFAKKSPTIRNSYGYIRSEMMATFVNSLLLILTMLFLLYETVVALFSQSEAVDGSAMILVATIALFANGISAYLLLTLQKGKKDLNIRSAYLHFLADSLLSFSVIVGGLVIYFFGIFIVDKILSLIFSIYIIYSSLPLLRRSFFSLMDLNHSIDASKIEKKVLEFDEVESIHDVHVLEPSQNHSFFYAHIVVKDELSLQNIDDLIDKIEKILFEFGINHSVIQPESAKHSKLPLIKETYS
- a CDS encoding imidazole glycerol phosphate synthase, glutamine amidotransferase subunit (PFAM: Glutamine amidotransferase class-I~TIGRFAM: imidazole glycerol phosphate synthase, glutamine amidotransferase subunit) produces the protein MKVGIVNYNVGNLASVYNAFQKIGVNATIETDPEKLKNYDKILLPGVGAFGSAIEHLKETGMDKAVLEFSQSGKYMLGICLGMQLLFEESEEFGNHKGLSLINGKVKRFKEMNLKIPHMGWNRVHHTDNKTLFKGLKDPYLYFVHSYYVETKEEFVLGKTEYGIEFTSSVNRENIFGFQPHPEKSHENGLKILRNFSEL
- a CDS encoding phosphoserine phosphatase SerB (PFAM: haloacid dehalogenase-like hydrolase~TIGRFAM: Haloacid Dehalogenase superfamily, subfamily IB, phosphoserine phosphatase-like; phosphoserine phosphatase SerB) gives rise to the protein MKDIKLAVFDFDSTLMDGETIDFFAEELGISDEVAKITELAMNGEADFFESLTKRVSLLEGLSSDKVVEIAKNLPLMKGAKEIVSFLKENGATVVCFSGGFRCATSHAKDVLGLDADFSNTLHSKNGVLTGQVGGEMMFGSSKGDLIVRLQNLLGTDRKNTLVVGDGANDLSMFAHADYRVAFVGKEVLKKEANIVIDEKDLTLIQKHLI
- a CDS encoding twin arginine-targeting protein translocase TatB (TIGRFAM: twin arginine-targeting protein translocase TatB) — encoded protein: MFDFGFFEFVVISVLAVLVLGPEKLPETLATIYKFIRKIKNFVLNTQKSIEKELELEDIKNELMKQKDELSMQRQQYEELMNRTIANPINEEISQVKKLESETKKEITMKRRDSAKEELHKIISGDKS
- a CDS encoding twin arginine targeting protein translocase subunit TatC (PFAM: Sec-independent protein translocase protein (TatC)~TIGRFAM: Twin arginine targeting (Tat) protein translocase TatC) codes for the protein MIDLNCSTLEELENIENDDRPFASLRPHLHEIKCRLKIVSILFVIFFAISFWQYSPILDWIVEPLQDALSVAKETTANGLDGKVTTHQVAGTFFVILKVAFFATFILLIPVFLWHGWGFIAPGLNEKEKKFTFPLVVGGTFMFAVGILFAYYIVMPFGFEFLILFGSEKFVPYIDIENYVGFFTKFGIGFGIAFQLPVIIFFLAHLGFVTDKDLKDFFKYAILIIFIISAILTPPDVLTQLLMAGPMTLLYGISILIAKTINPFKKDE
- a CDS encoding ABC-type oligopeptide transport system, periplasmic component (PFAM: Bacterial extracellular solute-binding proteins, family 5 Middle), with translation MIKFISKRKELILRILLLPTLLFSGYSFSLLGEPKYLESSTFEYANEKAQKGGDIKLGVGGTFDSLNPFILKGNSADGIDLIYDSLVVKSDDEVASYYGLLAKDTEISEDWKSVVFTISEDAKFSNGKSVLATDVEFAFKTLLEKGSPIYKAHLKGIENIEILNERKIEFTLSEDSSRDLIATIGEMLIFPKSENWGDGIPIGSGAYKIEKFESGKFVKFERRKDYWGENILPNRGKNNFDSITYEYYRDENVLFEAFKSRNYHFRLENMSKNWATAYGDLDERFVVEEIKNRVPQGMQGYFFNSRLSKFSNWRVRRGIALAFDFEWANQNLFYGQYTRSNSFFANSIFDSGKFKMPIAGGSYQIRPSLRSAMRSLKSAGCYLKDGKLFFKNGERVKFEVLLYSQGFVRITLPFKRNLAKLGIDLEIKVVDISQYIERVKKHDFEMIVSSRSQPLLIGGEQFSFWHSSLANVEGSQNIAGVNNKIVDFLIGKIKSAKNLEELKNSVFKLDRELLTNFYVIPQWHIDKFRVAYWNRIHRPKNSPPYDLGFSYWWFE